A stretch of Lathyrus oleraceus cultivar Zhongwan6 chromosome 6, CAAS_Psat_ZW6_1.0, whole genome shotgun sequence DNA encodes these proteins:
- the LOC127094792 gene encoding uncharacterized protein LOC127094792 — protein MEYFHYYRSWMYDRTYPGRRGLKPNFEEGVKGFITWAFAQECCLSEGGVRCPCLKCECRPIISDPEEVERHLKRRGFIKNYWVWTYNGEQLPSNVQRTTTTHASSSRSHMEHREEFSLISDMVGDAFGVNVTYDEPQDFDQEELPNEEAQKFYQLLQEMNTPLFEGSSDSKLSMCVRLLAAKSNWNVPDQCLEFFAKMMLDATPTKDNLPTSFYDAKRLVSKLGLEVRKIDCCTNGCMLFYDNEFGTNDGSLEECKFCKSPRYKVRSKAINRKQKHVAVKSMFYLPIIPRLKRMFASMHSASQMTWHHTNQTSSGTMRHPSDGAAWKHFDMIHPDFAAEPRNVRLGLCSDGFTPYVQASGSGYSCWPVIVTPYNLPPEMCMTKPYMFLTCLIPGPKSPKAGIDVYLQPLIDDLKRLWIGEWTYDISCKQNFTMRAALMWTINDFPAYGMLSGWGTHGKMGCPHCMEHSHAFTLEKGGKSSWFDCHRRFLPKDHVFRINKNDFKKGIRVTDLPPPRFSPGEVWNRVSELPKFTDYGKACRIEGYGDTHNWTKRSIFWDLPYWKDNLLRHNLDVMHIEKNFFDNVFNTVMDVQGKTKDNEKARKDMEILCNRKELELKVKPNGKLLKPKANYSLTSEEAKAICRWLNELRMPDGYASNLARCADSSTGKLHGMKSHDCHVFMERLLPIAFSSLPKHVLNPLTEISQFFRDICASKLRVDDIVKLDKNIPVILCKLEQVFPPGFFDSMEHLPVHLAYEAYLGGPVQYRWMYPFERFMGDSKRSVKNKAKVEGSICAHYLHRETSHFCSHYFNHLMLTPRIIRNEFNINEKSKFTLSVFGIPGRPSGKKNVHWLTQKELLAAHVHVLINCVEVKPYLEAFNTSYFQSTGEHPNTSDTHAYFPAWFKEQLSCAVAPTQEIIHLRNLSRGPVQSANEWHTYFVNGYKFHTKTWTEGKKTINSGVFVKGVTDGGEDDFYGTITHIYELVYNYLDCENKVVLFYCDWYDISARGTKIDKKYNTVEIRMDRRYKEYDPFIMSHIVRQVYYVPYPSTQPRKRGWCVVIKTKPLGHIEADDVVVEDVAYQDDETSQVNDVIEVEQITSLCDTVVEGHQVDASTLLTENDVDEECEEMYYMCLLIVDKMPPRTDKGKGQQRPRIRVCEAPQSAVCPPPQSQVEPMSTTSQHFMPLQSSMGYPPPQTQVDPMTMGSQPFLSLLSSHGYPMAQLGNPSFISPSGNPSFISPSGNPSFISPSGTSSYHQTGGSSFPHPSQVPPPFMQSGIFPDPTQVPLSSQHPTNTPSSSTLSRSHTPPTTHMPSSSTHHGGSRTPHPPRATDIPVPEEQEEQDDQEQQDDHVLEQPTANPTEYEMIDGRYFIEPCGKSFSPSRPAAQCVKHVIQQMYKKAWKSFKELSKDEKDEWFDKFKTKAQGRPPRLNELFVKTRTKKSGDLVDDRSRRTIEEYQRLLTQFLVENPQYTPVGSNPLDPRVDMYIWSLVTGGKGRNGCFFGVGPLAGNYRTGDRTLFDRVASGEGTSRPTQLTPEMMETVRQLALTEARRETAEREAALKAELEEMKKRQHDMEEQMRQFMQSMSRNQNQRTSEDDEDDDEFDV, from the exons ATGGAATATTTTCATTACTATCGTAGTTGGATGTACGATAGAACGTATCCAGGAAGACGTGGACTTAAACCGAACTTTGAGGAAGGAGTTAAAGGGTTTATCACATGGGCTTTCGCTCAAGAATGTTGTCTAAGCGAAGGAGGAGTAAGATGTCCTTGTCTAAAATGTGAATGTAGACCTATAATTAGTGACCCGGAGGAAGTAGAACGTCATTTGAAGAGAAGGGGTTTCATTAAAAATTACTGGGTTTGGACATATAATGGAGAACAGTTGCCGAGTAATGTACAAAGGACTACGACTACACATGCTTCTAGCAGTCGATCACATATGGAACACCGGGAAGAATTTAGTTTGATCAGTGACATGGTTGGCGATGCTTTTGGGGTTAACGTGACCTATGATGAACCTCAAGACTTCGATCAGGAAGAGTTGCCGAATGAGGAAGCTCAAAAATTTTATCAATTGTTGCAAGAAATGAATACGCCGTTGTTTGAAGGGTCGTCAGACTCAAAATTATCGATGTGTGTGAGATTATTGGCCGCCAAGTCCAATTGGAATGTTCCTGACCAGTGTTTGGAATTCTTTGCAAAAATGATGTTGGACGCAACTCCTACGAAAGACAACCTTCCCACAAGTTTTTATGATGCAAAGAGGTTGGTGTCGAAATTGGGTTTAGAGGTAAGAAAGATTGACTGTTGCACTAATGGTTGCATGTTGTTTTACGATAATGAGTTTGGTACTAATGATGGATCGTTGGAGGAATGTAAGTTTTGTAAGAGTCCGAGATACAAAGTTCGCAGTAAAGCCATTAACCGTAAGCAAAAACATGTGGCAGTGAAGTCCATGTTTTATCTGCCGATCATACCAAGGTTAAAAAGAATGTTTGCTTCAATGCATAGTGCAAGTCAAATGACATGGCATCATACAAACCAAACAAGTTCGGGCACAATGCGACATCCATCTGATGGTGCGGCATGGAAGCACTTCGATATGATACATCCTGATTTTGCAGCAGAACCTAGAAATGTCAGACTTGGACTATGCTCTGATGGTTTTACTCCATATGTCCAAGCGTCTGGAAGTGGATATTCTTGTTGGCCAGTTATTGTTACCCCTTACAACCTCCCTCCTGAGATGTGCATGACAAAACCATACATGTTTTTGACTTGCCTCATTCCAGGTCCAAAGAGTCCAAAAGCTGGAATAGATGTGTATTTACAACCTTTAATTGATGATTTGAAGAGGTTATGGATTGGAGAATGGACTTATGATATATCTTGCAAACAAAACTTTACTATGCGAGCAGCCTTGATGTGGACTATAAACGACTTTCCCGCATATGGCATGTTGTCCGGTTGGGGGACACATGGAAAAATGGGATGCCCGCATTGCATGGAACACTCTCATGCGTTCACGTTGGAAAAAGGGGGGAAAAGTTCGTGGTTTGACTGTCACCGCAGATTCCTACCGAAAGATCATGTCTTTCGAATAAATAAGAATGACTTCAAAAAAGGCATAAGAGTAACAGACTTGCCTCCCCCTCGTTTCTCACCCGGTGAAGTATGGAACCGAGTTAGTGAACTGCCAAAATTCACAGATTATGGTAAAGCTTGCAGAATTGAAGGATATGGGGATACACATAACTGGACAAAAAGAAGTATTTTTTGGGATCTCCCGTATTGGAAAGATAATTTGTTGCGACATAatcttgatgttatgcatattgagAAGAATTTTTTTGATAACGTGTTTAACACAGTGATGGATGTTCAAGGTAAAACAAAGGATAATGAGAAGGCTAGAAAGGACATGGAGATTTTGTGTAATCGAAAGGAGTTGGAGTTGAAGGTTAAACCGAATGGGAAGTTACTAAAACCCAAGGCTAATTACAGTCTAACTTCCGAAGAAGCTAAAGCGATTTGTCGATGGTTAAACGAATTGAGAATGCCTGATGGTTATGCGTCAAATTTAGCAAGGTGTGCTGACTCTAGCACCGGAAAGTTGCATGGAATGAAAAGCCATGATTGCCATGTTTTCATGGAACGATTGCTTCCAATTGCGTTCTCTTCACTACCTAAACATGTGCTTAATCCACTCACTGAAATTAGTCAATTTTTTAGAGATATCTGTGCATCAAAATTAAGAGTGGATGACATCGTTAAGTTGGACAAAAATATTCCAGTTATTCTCTGTAAGTTGGAACAAGTGTTTCCGCCTGGTTTTTTTGACTCTATGGAACATCTACCTGTGCATCTTGCATATGAAGCTTATCTTGGAGGCCCTGTTCAATATAGGTGGATGTATCCGTTTGAAAGATTCATGGGTGATTCGAAGAGATCCGTGAAAAATAAAGCTAAAGTTGAAGGATCTATATGTGCACATTATTTGCATCGGGAAACATCACATTTTTGCAGTCATTATTTCAATCACTTGATGTTAACTCCAAGAATCATAAGGAATGAATTTAACATTAATGAAAAAAGTAAATTTACCTTATCAGTCTTCGGTATTCCCGGTCGTCCATCTGGTAAGAAGAATGTACATTGGCTGACTCAAAAAGAATTGCTAGCAGCACATGTTCATGTCTTGATTAACTGCGTTGAAGTTAAACCATATCTTGA GGCATTCAATACCTCCTACTTTCAAAGCACCGGTGAACATCCGAATACTAGTGACACACATGCTTATTTTCCAGCATGGTTCAAAGAGCAGTTGTCATGCGCTGTTGCACCTACTCAAGAAATAATCCATTTGAGAAACTTGTCTAGAGGCCCTGTTCAAAGTGCAAATGAATGGCACACTTACTTTGTGAACGGATATAAATTTCACACTAAAACATGGACAGAAGGGAAAAAAACCATAAACAGTGGTGTGTTCGTGAAAGGAGTTACAGATGGTGGTGAAGACGACTTCTATGGCACAATAACACATATTTACGAGTTGGTATACAATTACTTGGACTGCGAAAATAAAGTTGTCTTGTTCTATTGTGATTGGTATGATATATCTGCTAGAGGCACAAAAATAGATAAGAAATATAACACAGTTGAGATTCGTATGGATCGAAGGTACAAAGAGTATGACCCTTTTATAATGTCACATATTGTTAGGCAAGTTTATTATGTTCCTTATCCTTCAACTCAGCCACGTAAACGAGGATGGTGTGTTGtaatcaaaacaaaaccattGGGTCATATCGAAGCCGATGATGTAGTAGTCGAAGATGTCGCTTACCAAGATGATGAAACTTCTCAAGTTAATGATGTGATTGAAGTTGAACAAATTACAAGTTTGTGTGATACAGTGGTTGAGGGCCATCAAGTTGATGCATCCACATTGTTGACAGAAAATGATGTGGATGAAGAATGTGAAGA GATGTATTACATGTGTTTATTGATTGTAGATAAAATGCCGCCCCGAACCGATAAGGGTAAGGGTCAGCAGCGCCCGAGGATAAGGGTATGTGAGGCTCCTCAGTCGGCCGTATGTCCTCCCCCACAGAGTCAGGTAGAGCCCATGTCTACGACCTCTCAACATTTTATGCCACTGCAGTCATCTATGGGGTATCCTCCCCCACAGACTCAGGTAGATCCCATGACCATGGGTTCACAGCCTTTTCTCTCGCTACTATCATCCCATGGTTATCCTATGGCCCAACTTGGGAACCCATCCTTTATTAGCCCATCTGGGAACCCATCATTTATTAGCCCATCTGGGAACCCATCCTTTATTAGCCCATCTGGGACTTCATCATACCATCAGACTGGGGGATCTAGTTTTCCTCATCCCTCACAGGTACCCCCACCCTTCATGCAGTCTGGGATCTTTCCAGATCCCACACAGGTACCTCTGTCGTCCCAGCATCCCACAAACACACCATCATCATCCACGCTTTCGAGGTCCCACACCCCACCTACCACACACATGCCCTCATCATCCACGCATCATGGGGGATCTCGCACCCCACACCCACCACGTGCCACAGATATACCCGTGCCTGAGGAGCAGGAGGAGCAGGATGACCAGGAGCAGCAGGATGACCATGTTTTAGAGCAACCAACTGCAAATCCCACAGAGTATGAGATGATTGATGGCAGATATTTTATTGAGCCATGTGGAAAATC TTTCTCTCCGAGTAGGCCAGCTGCACAGTGTGTAAAACATGTGATTCAACAAATGTATAAAAAAGCTTGGAAGTCATTCAAAGAACTTTCCAAGGATGAGAAAGATGAATGGTTTGATAAATTTAAG ACTAAGGCACAAGGAAGACCCCCCCGACTTAATGAGTTGTTTGTGAAGACCCGTACAAAAAAATCGGGGGATTTGGTTGATGATCGGTCGAGAAGAACTATA GAGGAGTATCAAAGATTGCTCACACAATTTCTAGTTGAAAATCCTCAATATACACCTGTTGGTTCTAATCCGCTTGATCCACGCGTGGATATGTATATTTGGAGCTTAGTCACTGGAGGGAAGGGACGTAATGGGTGTTTTTTTGGTGTTGGTCCTTTGGCTGGCAACTACAGAACCGGAGATAGAACTTTATTTGATAGAGTTGCAAGTGGGGAAGGAACGTCCCGTCCAACACAATTGACACCTGAAATGATGGAAACGGTAAGGCAACTGGCTCTAACAGAGGCTAGACGAGAGACGGCGGAGCGTGAGGCGGCGTTAAAGGCCGAATTAGAGGAAATGAAAAAAAGACAACACGATATGGAGGAGCAAATGAGACAATTTATGCAGTCCATGAGTAGAAATCAAAATCAAAGAACAAGTGAAGACGATGAAGATGACGACGAATTTGATGTGTAA